In Nitrososphaerota archaeon, a genomic segment contains:
- a CDS encoding homoserine kinase produces MQKITVKGPASSANLGPGFDTFAIAIDGIYDTVSMTLEKQKGIRIKIKNGRIPSKAEENTGGLVASNIFTEFGISGGCTIEIQKGVPAGYGLGSSAATASAVAYGLDKLLDLKLNSSELLAFAASGEVASAGVSHYDNVAGSLFGGFVVVRSAESIDVVSFAPPKNLGICIAVPKISTPPKKTGKARAMLPKSVSLVDMIHNLSSASMMVAAFAKGDVDLIGKAMSDKIVEPARESLVPGYQEVRRMTLKAGASGTAISGAGPSMIAFVNLDKVKSARVAGAMKDGFAAANVNSEIIITKIGKGASVLKQ; encoded by the coding sequence GGCCCCGGCTTTGATACTTTCGCCATCGCCATCGATGGTATTTACGATACAGTTTCAATGACACTGGAAAAGCAAAAGGGCATAAGAATCAAAATAAAAAATGGGAGAATACCCTCAAAAGCAGAGGAAAATACGGGAGGGTTAGTGGCATCCAACATTTTTACCGAGTTTGGAATTTCTGGAGGGTGCACGATCGAAATCCAAAAGGGAGTGCCTGCTGGATACGGCTTAGGGAGTTCTGCTGCAACAGCTTCCGCTGTAGCCTACGGACTTGACAAGCTCCTCGACCTTAAATTGAACAGTTCAGAGCTGCTGGCTTTTGCAGCTAGTGGTGAAGTAGCTTCTGCTGGTGTTAGCCATTACGATAATGTTGCAGGTTCCTTGTTTGGAGGCTTTGTTGTAGTACGCTCTGCGGAATCTATTGACGTTGTTAGTTTTGCTCCTCCAAAGAACCTTGGCATTTGCATAGCAGTACCAAAGATTTCCACGCCTCCAAAAAAGACGGGTAAGGCACGAGCAATGCTTCCAAAATCCGTGTCGCTTGTAGACATGATACACAATTTGTCCTCAGCATCTATGATGGTTGCAGCGTTCGCTAAGGGGGATGTTGATTTGATAGGCAAAGCGATGTCCGACAAGATAGTAGAACCAGCAAGAGAATCACTGGTACCTGGTTATCAAGAGGTCAGGAGAATGACGCTCAAGGCAGGGGCATCTGGCACAGCGATAAGTGGCGCAGGTCCTTCTATGATAGCTTTCGTGAATCTGGACAAGGTAAAATCAGCTCGAGTTGCAGGCGCTATGAAAGACGGTTTTGCTGCAGCAAATGTAAATTCCGAAATCATTATCACGAAGATTGGTAAAGGAGCCAGCGTATTAAAACAATGA